One Glutamicibacter mishrai genomic window carries:
- a CDS encoding histidine phosphatase family protein, whose product MSEQKIVLIRHGQTEWNKAGRLHGRSDLPMNDTGVRQAQQLAMDLSMQGPWAAVYSSPLFRALQTAQIIANGIGTRALYENPELMEQDFGDWEGKLVGHPADEQRQLNIGTGETEQHLVERAVNALFKICQQHPGENVLVVSHGALISSVLSALTGEADPRVANGTYRELDSQLLKNYVSREPLWH is encoded by the coding sequence ATGAGTGAACAGAAAATCGTATTGATCCGGCACGGCCAGACTGAATGGAACAAGGCAGGCCGACTGCACGGGCGCAGTGACCTGCCGATGAACGACACCGGTGTGCGCCAAGCGCAGCAACTGGCCATGGACCTGTCCATGCAGGGCCCTTGGGCAGCGGTATATTCATCCCCGCTGTTCCGCGCGCTGCAGACGGCGCAAATTATCGCCAACGGCATTGGCACCCGAGCCCTGTACGAGAACCCGGAACTCATGGAACAGGACTTCGGGGACTGGGAGGGCAAGCTCGTTGGGCACCCGGCCGATGAACAGCGCCAATTGAATATCGGCACCGGCGAAACCGAACAGCATCTAGTCGAGCGCGCGGTCAACGCTCTGTTTAAGATCTGCCAGCAGCACCCGGGAGAAAATGTCCTGGTAGTCAGCCACGGCGCATTGATCAGCTCCGTGCTCAGCGCCTTGACGGGCGAGGCAGACCCACGGGTGGCCAACGGCACGTACCGGGAACTGGACTCTCAGTTGCTGAAGAACTACGTGTCCCGTGAGCCACTGTGGCACTAG
- a CDS encoding metallophosphoesterase: MKPLTIIHLSDTHLCPEGQLLHGSIDSWQHTRQVLRASEHFSPDAIVVTGDIADRGAPIHPMAAAMFNDIQEEFGCPVITIPGNHDPAGSVGPEFNTQRLSIGPYQANTVHEVLGLRIIGLDSGGFQLAQGELDQAQLSWLQSLLAVPAPLGSLLLLHHPPVEATSKVRAGRGLKDPMALAAITAGTDVRAILCGHYHQAATSQLINIPVLMAPAVSYNMNPFAPHEILAESGPGFAVLQLGNDAVNWFAASSDQRTTKPQDAAQRTSVEGHLAAN; encoded by the coding sequence ATGAAGCCACTGACAATCATTCATCTGAGCGACACCCATCTGTGCCCTGAAGGCCAGCTGCTTCACGGAAGCATCGATTCGTGGCAACACACCCGGCAGGTATTGCGGGCCTCGGAACACTTTTCGCCCGACGCCATTGTCGTGACCGGGGATATTGCGGATCGGGGTGCGCCAATCCATCCGATGGCCGCGGCCATGTTCAATGACATCCAAGAAGAATTTGGCTGTCCAGTGATTACCATTCCCGGTAATCACGACCCCGCAGGAAGCGTCGGCCCGGAATTTAATACCCAGCGGTTATCGATTGGACCCTATCAGGCAAATACCGTGCATGAAGTTCTGGGACTGCGTATCATCGGGCTGGACAGCGGTGGATTCCAGCTGGCTCAAGGCGAGTTGGATCAAGCGCAATTATCGTGGCTGCAGTCATTGCTGGCGGTACCAGCGCCACTGGGTTCGCTGTTGCTGTTGCACCACCCGCCAGTGGAAGCCACAAGCAAGGTACGAGCAGGACGCGGGTTGAAGGATCCGATGGCCCTGGCAGCCATCACCGCTGGCACTGACGTTCGAGCCATACTCTGCGGGCACTATCACCAGGCCGCCACAAGCCAGCTGATCAATATTCCGGTGTTGATGGCCCCGGCGGTTTCCTACAACATGAACCCGTTTGCTCCTCACGAAATACTTGCAGAATCCGGCCCAGGATTCGCGGTACTCCAACTGGGGAACGACGCAGTGAACTGGTTTGCTGCCTCCAGCGACCAACGGACGACAAAACCGCAGGATGCGGCTCAAAGAACATCAGTTGAAGGCCACTTGGCTGCCAACTGA
- a CDS encoding beta-ketoacyl-ACP synthase III produces MTGSKVVAFGHFQPERIVPNTELEKLVETSDEWITRRVGIEERRWGTGVETVDSMAIKAAEMAFGNSADIKAADIDLIVVATCTATDRSPNMAARVADALNMEQGPATMDVNVACSGFAHAVGIAQGAIAAGSAKNALVIGSEMLTDYTDFTDRTTCVLTADGAGAFVITASEDNGISPVVWGSVPSLSDAVRIEAENDMKFAQNGQSVYRWTVTQLPKIASQIIERAGMKPEELDAIVLHQANLRIIEPLAEKIGAPNARVATDVVYSGNTSAASVPLALSKMMASDEPLPSGSKALLFAFGGGLAYAGQIITIP; encoded by the coding sequence ATGACGGGCAGCAAAGTCGTCGCCTTTGGCCACTTCCAGCCAGAGCGCATCGTCCCGAATACCGAGCTGGAAAAGCTGGTGGAAACCAGCGACGAGTGGATTACCCGCCGCGTCGGCATCGAAGAACGCCGCTGGGGCACCGGTGTTGAAACCGTCGACTCCATGGCCATCAAGGCCGCAGAGATGGCTTTCGGCAATTCGGCAGACATCAAGGCAGCAGATATCGATTTGATTGTTGTCGCGACCTGCACCGCCACCGACCGCTCGCCGAATATGGCGGCCCGCGTTGCCGATGCACTGAACATGGAGCAGGGCCCTGCCACCATGGATGTCAATGTGGCCTGCTCTGGCTTCGCCCATGCAGTTGGCATCGCCCAGGGTGCCATCGCGGCAGGTTCCGCGAAAAACGCTCTGGTTATCGGCTCCGAAATGCTCACCGATTACACCGATTTCACCGATCGCACCACCTGCGTGCTCACCGCCGATGGCGCTGGCGCCTTCGTGATCACCGCTTCGGAAGACAATGGCATTTCGCCAGTCGTCTGGGGTTCGGTCCCGTCGCTGTCCGATGCCGTGCGCATCGAGGCCGAGAACGACATGAAGTTCGCGCAGAACGGCCAGAGCGTATACCGCTGGACCGTGACCCAGCTGCCGAAGATCGCTTCGCAGATTATCGAGCGTGCGGGCATGAAGCCGGAAGAGCTGGATGCCATCGTTCTGCACCAGGCCAACCTGCGCATTATCGAGCCGCTGGCTGAGAAGATTGGTGCTCCGAACGCACGCGTGGCCACCGACGTGGTCTACTCGGGCAACACTTCGGCCGCTTCGGTTCCATTGGCCCTGTCCAAGATGATGGCTTCGGATGAGCCATTGCCGTCGGGTTCCAAGGCATTGCTCTTTGCCTTTGGTGGCGGCTTGGCTTACGCCGGTCAGATCATCACGATCCCGTAA
- a CDS encoding ArsR/SmtB family transcription factor: MFDLLEVASEPTRRRLIQLLGSGERTVTELAANFTVSRSAISQHLLLLTDAGLLQARKDGRSRYYSLKPAGIAKLKALLDSFWNTELDLLVAEATELASLDAPPHSPQNPSGEKP; encoded by the coding sequence ATGTTTGATCTACTGGAAGTCGCATCGGAACCAACGCGCAGGCGTTTGATTCAGTTGCTGGGTTCCGGAGAACGTACGGTGACGGAACTCGCGGCGAACTTCACGGTGAGCCGCTCCGCCATCTCACAACACCTGCTGCTGTTGACTGATGCAGGACTGCTGCAAGCGCGCAAGGATGGGCGCAGCCGTTACTACTCGCTGAAACCAGCAGGCATCGCGAAGCTCAAGGCCCTCCTTGACTCGTTTTGGAACACCGAACTCGATCTGCTCGTCGCCGAAGCCACCGAACTGGCCTCGCTCGACGCTCCCCCACACTCGCCGCAAAATCCATCAGGAGAAAAGCCATGA
- a CDS encoding TIGR03086 family metal-binding protein has product MSFERTVLLPVDADTAFNLLTNPERLRRWQTVAGRVDLQAGGSYRFTMAPGHQASGTFTEIDPGKRLVFTWGWEGSEAVPPGDSTVYITLEPWDEGTAVTLRHEGLNPGQSSGHADGWNHFLDRLKNFAESGQAVIDEWNAVPQPEDAIVSAEGSLAALQFVLNNVSATELRQATPCAEFTVSQLLDHLAGSISAIGKGLGVTVSDDPALAPEVRIANIAQPTLEAFAAHGLVGEIDLGFAVMPAKVVASILNLELMVHGWDFAQATGQDFEIHPGHAEYVLGLARKTVGPEQRASGSFAEETVIAESASSLDRLIAFTGRVPAGA; this is encoded by the coding sequence ATGAGCTTTGAACGAACAGTCTTGCTCCCCGTAGACGCCGACACCGCTTTCAACCTGCTTACCAATCCAGAGCGCCTGCGCCGCTGGCAGACCGTCGCCGGCCGCGTCGACTTGCAGGCCGGCGGAAGCTACCGCTTCACGATGGCGCCAGGCCATCAGGCCTCCGGCACTTTCACTGAAATCGACCCGGGCAAGCGCTTGGTCTTCACTTGGGGCTGGGAAGGTTCCGAGGCAGTTCCGCCGGGCGATTCAACCGTTTACATCACCCTGGAGCCTTGGGATGAAGGCACCGCAGTCACCTTGCGCCACGAAGGCCTGAACCCGGGGCAGTCTTCCGGCCACGCGGATGGCTGGAACCACTTCCTCGATCGACTGAAGAACTTCGCCGAGTCCGGACAAGCAGTCATCGACGAGTGGAATGCGGTTCCACAGCCCGAGGACGCGATTGTTTCCGCCGAGGGGTCTTTGGCTGCGCTTCAGTTTGTGCTCAATAACGTCTCTGCGACAGAGCTGCGTCAGGCAACGCCTTGCGCGGAGTTCACCGTCAGCCAGCTGCTGGATCACCTGGCAGGCAGTATCTCGGCGATTGGCAAGGGCCTGGGTGTCACGGTTTCCGACGACCCGGCACTGGCGCCAGAAGTTCGCATCGCCAACATCGCACAGCCAACCTTGGAGGCCTTCGCCGCCCATGGCTTGGTCGGCGAAATCGACCTCGGCTTCGCGGTCATGCCAGCGAAGGTTGTCGCCAGCATCCTGAATCTCGAATTGATGGTACACGGGTGGGACTTCGCCCAGGCTACCGGCCAGGACTTCGAAATCCACCCAGGTCATGCCGAGTACGTACTTGGCTTGGCCCGCAAGACCGTGGGACCGGAGCAGCGCGCTTCAGGTTCCTTCGCCGAGGAAACTGTCATCGCAGAATCCGCCAGTAGCCTGGATCGCTTGATCGCCTTCACCGGTCGCGTTCCGGCGGGAGCCTGA
- a CDS encoding SRPBCC family protein, whose amino-acid sequence MVDVSTSIVIDRPLSMVAGYTMNPLNAPAWYQNIRSVRRLDQEDFGLGSRTAFEARFLGRDLSYTYEVTTLLEDKELVMATAQGPFPMRTTYKFESVSPTATRVELRNDGEPHGFSKLLAPLIQTMMRRANMADLRALKKTLENQ is encoded by the coding sequence ATGGTTGATGTTTCCACCAGCATCGTGATTGACCGACCGCTATCCATGGTGGCCGGTTACACGATGAACCCACTGAATGCACCGGCGTGGTATCAGAATATCCGCTCGGTGCGACGGCTGGACCAGGAGGATTTCGGGCTCGGCTCCCGCACCGCGTTTGAGGCCCGCTTCCTCGGACGGGACCTTTCCTACACCTATGAGGTCACCACGCTGCTGGAGGACAAGGAGCTGGTCATGGCCACAGCACAAGGCCCCTTTCCAATGCGCACCACCTATAAATTCGAGTCGGTAAGCCCTACAGCCACCCGGGTCGAATTGCGCAACGACGGCGAGCCACACGGCTTCAGCAAATTGCTCGCCCCGCTCATTCAAACCATGATGCGTCGCGCCAATATGGCCGATCTTCGAGCGCTGAAGAAGACCTTGGAGAACCAATAG
- a CDS encoding FadR/GntR family transcriptional regulator, with the protein MNLSDSWTPGQRPIERRSAAEAVFHALRLAIEAQEIPLGSKLGSEAALAADYQVSRSVIREALRSCAALGLTRTETGRGTFVISHRPTRELKLGSFSSDDLLEARPHIEIPAATLAATRRTTEDLERISGLIEQMDQEDDAAAWVELDAAFHAAIAQASGNSVFTKVVADIREAMARQSETVNLVAGRRNPSKDEHLAIFRAIEAQDPQAANQAMNDHLSAVQQAVSTIVRSNK; encoded by the coding sequence GTGAACCTGTCAGACAGCTGGACACCCGGACAGCGGCCGATCGAGCGACGCTCCGCTGCCGAGGCCGTATTCCACGCACTCCGCCTCGCCATTGAAGCCCAGGAAATCCCGCTCGGGAGCAAGCTGGGCTCCGAGGCGGCCCTCGCCGCCGACTACCAGGTCAGCCGCTCGGTCATCCGCGAAGCGCTGCGCTCCTGCGCCGCTTTGGGATTGACCCGCACCGAAACCGGGCGCGGCACCTTTGTCATCTCCCACCGGCCCACCCGCGAGCTCAAGCTCGGCTCTTTCTCCTCCGATGACCTGCTCGAAGCCCGCCCGCATATTGAAATTCCCGCAGCAACACTCGCTGCCACCCGGCGTACCACCGAAGACCTGGAACGCATCAGCGGCCTGATCGAGCAAATGGATCAGGAAGACGACGCAGCAGCCTGGGTTGAACTGGACGCCGCCTTCCACGCAGCCATTGCCCAAGCCAGCGGCAACTCCGTGTTCACCAAGGTAGTGGCCGATATCCGCGAAGCCATGGCCCGCCAGTCCGAAACCGTGAACCTCGTGGCCGGACGCCGCAATCCCTCCAAGGATGAGCACCTGGCCATCTTCCGGGCCATCGAAGCCCAAGATCCCCAGGCCGCCAACCAGGCCATGAACGATCACCTTTCCGCAGTACAACAAGCCGTGTCCACCATCGTCAGGAGCAATAAGTGA
- a CDS encoding asparaginase — protein MIPAHPQSQTDPLANPVLPQHAPLVAATRGDAVESIHYGSAVLLDAQGETIVAVGEPQAAYYPRSALKPLFAVGMLRAGLQLTDEQLALASASHSGAPIHQQVASSTLAAANLDETALRNSTDLPYGVAERSDYLAQGGTATQLAQNCSGKHAALAALSELKGWDTANYLQDENLLQLLADTVEELTGEKISGVSTDGCGTPVYLISLIGLARGFARLATAEAGTPEARVAAAMSSYPELVAGEGRDVTALMRAIPGAVAKDGFEGIQAVALPDGTALAVKIADGGDRARMPITVKLLAKHLGDTAGAALAELASSPALGGGAPVGVLAAL, from the coding sequence GTGATCCCCGCCCACCCGCAGTCGCAGACCGACCCGCTGGCCAACCCAGTATTGCCGCAGCACGCACCACTGGTTGCCGCCACCCGCGGCGACGCCGTGGAATCCATCCACTACGGCTCGGCCGTGCTGCTGGATGCACAGGGTGAAACCATCGTCGCCGTGGGCGAACCGCAGGCCGCCTACTACCCGCGCTCGGCACTGAAGCCGCTGTTTGCCGTGGGCATGTTGCGCGCCGGATTGCAGCTGACCGATGAGCAGCTGGCCTTGGCCTCGGCCAGCCACTCGGGCGCCCCGATCCACCAGCAGGTCGCCAGCTCAACCCTGGCCGCGGCCAACCTGGATGAAACCGCGCTGCGCAACTCCACCGATCTGCCCTACGGCGTGGCCGAACGCTCCGACTACTTGGCCCAGGGCGGCACAGCCACGCAGCTGGCACAGAACTGCTCGGGCAAACATGCCGCCCTGGCTGCGCTGAGCGAACTGAAGGGCTGGGACACCGCCAACTACCTGCAGGACGAGAACCTGCTGCAGCTGCTGGCCGACACCGTGGAAGAACTCACCGGCGAAAAGATCAGCGGCGTAAGCACCGACGGCTGCGGCACCCCGGTCTACCTGATCAGCCTGATTGGCCTGGCCCGCGGCTTCGCCCGTCTGGCCACCGCCGAAGCCGGAACCCCCGAGGCCCGCGTGGCCGCAGCCATGTCCAGCTACCCTGAACTGGTAGCTGGCGAGGGCCGCGACGTCACCGCTCTGATGCGCGCTATCCCGGGCGCCGTGGCCAAGGACGGCTTCGAAGGCATCCAGGCTGTCGCACTGCCCGATGGCACGGCACTGGCAGTGAAGATCGCCGATGGCGGGGACCGCGCCCGCATGCCGATCACCGTCAAGCTGCTCGCCAAACACCTGGGCGATACCGCTGGCGCAGCCCTGGCCGAATTGGCTTCCAGCCCTGCCTTGGGCGGTGGCGCCCCGGTGGGTGTGCTGGCAGCACTCTAG
- a CDS encoding aspartate ammonia-lyase has product MSETLLSGETRSEHDLIGDLDIPVEAYWGVHTLRAKNNFNITGTTLAGNPHLIRALARVKQSAARANHELGLLDADRARAIDQACESIAHGSLHDQFILDPIQGGAGTSTNMNANEVIANLALEILGHQKGEYQYLHPNDHVNLSQSTNDAYPTAVNIATHFATQPLLEAMKTLEDSCNAKASEFRTVVKMGRTQLQDAVPMTVGQEFRGWAVTLGEDRARLAESLSLVTEINLGATAIGTGLNAPAGYAEAACRHLRELTGLPLTTSPDLIEATSDVGAFVHLSGVLKRVALKISKICNDLRLLSSGPRAGLNDIHLPAVQSGSSIMPGKVNPVIPEVVNQIAYQVVGHDLTVTMAAEGGQLQLNAFEPVIVHSIGLSLKHLTNGCLTLAKKCIDGITVDEQALRREVENSIGLVTALNPRLGYAASTSVALEALHTGRGVAELVLERGLLSAQDLNELLSPERLANLSD; this is encoded by the coding sequence ATGTCTGAAACCTTGCTCAGCGGCGAAACGCGTAGCGAGCATGATCTGATTGGCGACCTCGACATCCCTGTGGAGGCCTACTGGGGCGTGCACACCCTGCGCGCCAAGAACAACTTCAACATCACCGGCACCACCCTGGCTGGCAACCCGCACCTGATCCGCGCACTGGCGCGCGTGAAGCAGTCCGCGGCCCGCGCCAACCACGAGCTGGGACTGCTGGACGCCGACCGCGCCCGGGCCATCGACCAGGCCTGCGAGTCCATCGCCCACGGCTCGCTGCACGACCAGTTCATCCTGGATCCGATCCAGGGCGGCGCCGGCACCAGCACCAACATGAACGCCAACGAGGTCATCGCCAACCTGGCCCTGGAAATCCTGGGCCACCAAAAGGGCGAGTACCAGTACCTGCACCCGAACGACCACGTGAACCTGTCGCAGTCCACCAACGACGCGTACCCGACCGCGGTCAACATCGCCACCCACTTCGCCACCCAGCCGCTGTTGGAAGCGATGAAGACGCTGGAAGATTCCTGCAATGCCAAGGCCTCAGAATTCCGCACCGTGGTGAAGATGGGCCGCACCCAGCTGCAGGATGCCGTGCCGATGACCGTGGGCCAGGAGTTCCGCGGCTGGGCCGTGACCCTGGGCGAGGACCGGGCCCGCCTGGCCGAGTCGCTGTCCCTAGTCACCGAGATCAACTTGGGCGCTACCGCCATCGGCACCGGCTTGAACGCGCCGGCTGGCTACGCCGAGGCAGCCTGCCGCCACCTGCGCGAGCTGACCGGGCTGCCGCTGACCACCAGCCCGGACCTGATCGAAGCGACGTCCGATGTGGGCGCCTTTGTGCACCTCTCCGGCGTGCTCAAGCGCGTGGCCTTGAAGATCTCGAAGATCTGCAACGACCTGCGCCTGCTCTCCTCCGGTCCGCGCGCGGGCCTGAACGATATCCACCTGCCTGCCGTGCAGTCCGGTTCATCGATCATGCCCGGCAAGGTCAACCCGGTGATCCCGGAAGTCGTCAACCAGATCGCCTACCAGGTAGTCGGCCATGATCTGACCGTGACCATGGCAGCCGAAGGCGGCCAGCTGCAGCTGAACGCCTTCGAACCAGTAATCGTCCACTCGATCGGCCTCTCGCTCAAGCACCTGACCAATGGCTGCTTGACCCTGGCCAAAAAGTGCATCGACGGCATCACCGTTGATGAACAAGCGCTACGCCGCGAGGTGGAGAACTCCATCGGCTTGGTGACCGCGCTGAACCCACGTTTGGGCTACGCAGCCAGCACCTCGGTGGCTTTGGAAGCGTTGCACACTGGACGCGGCGTGGCAGAGCTGGTGCTCGAACGCGGGCTGCTCTCTGCACAAGACCTTAATGAGCTGCTCTCCCCAGAGCGCCTCGCAAACCTCTCCGACTAG
- a CDS encoding amino acid permease — protein MDSSTPHATAAHVPDAALTAGDNDYHKGLSSRQMQMIAIGGAIGTGLFMGAGGRLADAGPGIVISYAVCGFFAFLILRALGELVMHRPSTGSFVSYAREFYGEKAAFATGWLYWLNWVMTAIVDITAVALYMGFFGKYVAWINAVPQWVWALLALAVVLTMNLISVKAFGEMEFWFALIKVVALVAFLIIGCYFVIFGTPVEGHEVGFSLITDNGGLLPNGLMPVLVLMQGVVFSYASIELIGTAAGEAKNPEKVMPKAINTVIIRIAVFYVGSLVLLSLLLPYSAYSSGESPFVTFFGSIGVQGMDVIMNLVVLTAALSSLNAGLYSTGRIMRSMSLNGSAPRFAGRMNKAGVPYGGIVITAVVAVLGVVLNAIVPAAAFEIVLNFAAIGIIASWGMIVLCQMALVKSAKRGEQDRPSFRMPLAPISGWVTLAFLVMVLVMMAFDNPVGTWTVASLVIIIPMIIGGWYLCRGRINELAKARMNAKAPANEV, from the coding sequence ATGGACTCATCCACCCCGCACGCCACAGCGGCACATGTGCCTGACGCAGCGCTGACCGCCGGCGACAATGATTACCACAAGGGCCTTTCCTCCCGACAAATGCAGATGATCGCGATCGGCGGCGCCATCGGCACCGGCCTGTTCATGGGCGCCGGCGGCCGACTGGCCGATGCCGGTCCTGGCATTGTCATCAGCTACGCAGTCTGCGGCTTCTTCGCCTTCCTGATCCTGCGTGCCCTGGGTGAGCTGGTCATGCATCGCCCATCCACCGGCTCCTTCGTCTCCTACGCTCGCGAGTTCTACGGAGAGAAGGCTGCCTTCGCCACCGGTTGGCTGTACTGGCTGAACTGGGTGATGACCGCCATCGTGGACATCACTGCGGTGGCCCTGTACATGGGCTTCTTCGGCAAGTACGTGGCCTGGATCAACGCTGTGCCGCAGTGGGTCTGGGCGCTGCTGGCACTGGCCGTGGTGCTGACCATGAACCTGATTTCGGTCAAGGCCTTCGGCGAGATGGAATTCTGGTTCGCGCTGATCAAGGTGGTGGCGCTGGTCGCCTTCCTGATCATCGGCTGCTACTTTGTCATCTTCGGCACCCCGGTGGAGGGCCACGAAGTCGGCTTCTCATTGATCACCGATAACGGCGGCCTGCTGCCCAACGGCTTGATGCCGGTGCTGGTATTGATGCAGGGCGTGGTCTTCTCCTACGCTTCGATCGAGCTGATCGGCACCGCCGCAGGCGAGGCCAAGAACCCCGAGAAGGTCATGCCCAAGGCCATCAACACCGTGATCATCCGCATCGCCGTGTTCTATGTCGGTTCCCTGGTCCTGCTCTCGCTGCTGCTTCCATACAGCGCCTACAGCTCGGGCGAATCCCCGTTCGTGACCTTCTTCGGTTCCATCGGCGTGCAGGGCATGGATGTCATCATGAACCTGGTGGTGCTCACCGCGGCGCTGTCCTCGCTGAATGCAGGCCTGTACTCCACCGGCCGCATTATGCGTTCGATGTCCCTGAACGGTTCAGCTCCACGCTTTGCCGGACGCATGAACAAGGCTGGCGTGCCATACGGCGGCATTGTGATCACCGCCGTGGTGGCAGTGCTCGGTGTTGTCCTGAATGCCATCGTTCCCGCTGCGGCCTTCGAGATCGTGCTGAACTTCGCCGCCATCGGCATCATCGCTTCCTGGGGCATGATCGTGTTGTGCCAGATGGCCCTGGTGAAGTCGGCCAAGCGTGGCGAACAGGATCGTCCAAGCTTCCGCATGCCACTGGCGCCGATTTCCGGCTGGGTCACCCTGGCCTTCCTGGTCATGGTGCTGGTCATGATGGCCTTCGATAACCCGGTAGGCACCTGGACTGTCGCCTCGCTGGTCATCATCATCCCGATGATCATCGGCGGCTGGTACCTGTGCCGCGGCCGGATCAACGAACTGGCCAAGGCCCGCATGAACGCCAAGGCGCCGGCGAACGAGGTCTAA
- a CDS encoding S9 family peptidase — MSEVEHSKHSFHNLDSYIGLARVGGLTLSPDGTQLVTTMSTLSEDETSYDSALWSIDPKGQLPARRLTFGEHGESQPQFTANGDLLFVAKRSSKDDAKPEGWLLPAAGGEARPVISHPAGVQSLSVCSKSPQTIVLKSSGHSRAKDLEAEEKLRTDRKDKKVSAILHTGYPVRYWDHDLGPATAHFYSGNLPEVQDSKRAELTDLTPGIGANLQETAFDVASNGDFLITEWQVPEGRASSAPGLMRIDLHTGAQEMLLSPDDTYEYTIGKISPDSKELAYARWHRSTAQTAPVFELWLMHLADGSTHQIADGWDRWVNDIQWVPNGRSLLLTADDNGHSPIFHLSLYNDKITRLTDDGSFTDVTISSDSRTAYALRSSYLYPAEPVAVDLTHVHELEAGDFAEATLLNSPAERPALPGTLTEVSTTAEDGSTVRAWLALPETASAQNKAPLLLWIHGGPLGSWNAWSWRWSPWLLVAQGYAVLLPDPALSTGYGQDFIQRGWGRWGQEPFTDLMAITDATEAREDIDETRTSAMGGSFGGYMANWVAGHTDRFKAIVTHASLWALEGFGKTTDAAFYWTREMSPEMREQNSPHHSIGNIVTPMLVIHGDKDYRVPIGEGLRLWYELLADSGLPQKEDGSTEHQFLYFPDENHWILSPQHAKIWYEVVTEFLSQKVLGNAPGELPELLG, encoded by the coding sequence ATGAGTGAGGTGGAACACTCTAAGCATTCATTTCATAATTTAGACAGCTACATCGGACTAGCCCGCGTCGGCGGATTGACGCTCTCCCCCGACGGAACACAATTGGTCACCACCATGAGCACTCTGTCCGAGGATGAAACTAGCTACGACAGTGCACTGTGGTCTATCGACCCCAAAGGCCAGTTGCCAGCGCGCCGGCTCACCTTCGGCGAACACGGCGAATCCCAACCTCAGTTCACCGCTAACGGCGACCTACTATTCGTGGCCAAACGTTCCAGCAAGGACGACGCCAAACCTGAAGGATGGCTACTACCAGCGGCAGGTGGTGAAGCCCGTCCGGTCATTTCTCACCCGGCCGGCGTGCAATCACTAAGCGTCTGCAGTAAGTCACCGCAAACCATCGTGTTAAAAAGCAGCGGCCACAGCCGCGCCAAAGACCTTGAAGCCGAAGAAAAACTGCGCACGGACCGCAAAGACAAAAAGGTCTCCGCCATTTTGCACACCGGATACCCGGTGCGTTACTGGGACCATGATCTGGGTCCAGCAACTGCCCACTTCTATTCGGGCAACCTTCCTGAAGTCCAAGATTCTAAGCGCGCAGAACTCACCGATCTGACACCAGGCATCGGTGCCAACCTGCAAGAAACAGCCTTCGATGTTGCCTCGAACGGTGATTTTTTGATCACCGAATGGCAAGTTCCTGAAGGTCGAGCTTCCAGTGCCCCGGGTCTGATGCGTATCGATCTACATACCGGCGCACAAGAAATGTTGTTGAGCCCGGATGACACCTACGAATACACCATTGGCAAGATCAGCCCAGACTCCAAGGAGCTGGCCTACGCACGCTGGCACCGTTCCACTGCGCAGACCGCCCCGGTCTTCGAACTGTGGCTGATGCATTTGGCCGATGGTTCAACCCACCAGATCGCCGATGGCTGGGACCGCTGGGTCAACGACATCCAGTGGGTGCCCAATGGGCGTTCGCTGCTGCTCACCGCGGATGACAACGGGCACAGCCCGATCTTCCACCTGAGCCTGTACAACGACAAGATCACCCGGCTCACCGATGACGGCAGCTTCACCGACGTCACCATCAGCAGCGATTCACGCACCGCCTACGCGCTGCGTTCCAGCTACCTCTACCCGGCAGAGCCGGTGGCCGTGGACCTGACCCACGTCCACGAGCTCGAAGCCGGCGACTTCGCCGAAGCCACGCTACTGAACTCCCCCGCCGAGCGCCCCGCGCTTCCCGGCACCCTGACCGAGGTCAGCACCACGGCCGAGGATGGTTCCACCGTCCGCGCCTGGCTGGCCCTGCCGGAGACGGCCTCGGCACAGAACAAGGCGCCACTGCTGCTCTGGATCCACGGCGGTCCGCTGGGTTCGTGGAATGCTTGGAGCTGGCGTTGGAGCCCCTGGCTGCTGGTGGCCCAAGGCTACGCGGTATTGCTGCCGGACCCCGCCCTGTCCACCGGCTACGGCCAGGACTTCATCCAGCGCGGCTGGGGTCGCTGGGGCCAGGAGCCCTTCACGGATCTCATGGCCATCACCGATGCGACCGAAGCCCGCGAGGATATCGACGAAACGCGCACCTCCGCAATGGGCGGATCCTTCGGCGGCTACATGGCCAACTGGGTGGCCGGGCATACCGACCGCTTCAAGGCCATCGTCACCCACGCCAGCCTGTGGGCCTTGGAAGGCTTCGGCAAGACCACCGATGCGGCCTTCTACTGGACCCGCGAGATGAGCCCGGAAATGCGCGAGCAGAATTCTCCGCATCATTCGATCGGCAATATCGTCACCCCGATGCTGGTCATCCACGGCGACAAGGACTACCGGGTGCCCATCGGCGAGGGCTTGCGCCTGTGGTACGAGCTGCTGGCCGATTCGGGTTTGCCGCAGAAGGAAGACGGAAGCACCGAGCACCAGTTCCTGTACTTCCCGGACGAGAACCACTGGATCCTCAGCCCGCAGCACGCGAAGATCTGGTACGAAGTGGTTACCGAGTTCCTCTCCCAGAAGGTCTTGGGCAACGCCCCTGGCGAGCTGCCTGAACTCTTGGGCTAA